The Bradyrhizobium oligotrophicum S58 genome contains the following window.
TACTCAGCACCTACCTTACCGGCGCGGTCGCATCCGGTCTTTGGTTTGTCTGGACCACGTACGACAATGGGGGCTTCAGCCGACCACATGAGCCAATGGACATTCTGTTGATCGGCAGCATCTATCTCGCATTGACCGTGCTCTGGCCGCTGTTTTGGAGCTATGGCCTCATCGTGATCCTGCTCATCTGGCTTGGCATCAATCCGCGATAGGTGTCTGAGGCATGGTCAGCCCGCGCGCTCGTCGGGCAAATCATGGCCTCTCCAGGGGTGTTGACATAGACTACCGAGCGTATCGTCTGCTTCGCAACGCCTGCGCCAGAACGCGATTTTCATTAGATCTTTCAACGCTCGACTCAGTGTCCAGTCCTCCGCGCAAAAATATTTGTCTTTCGTCTTTCCAGAATTCATGTTTCCCTCCCCTCATCCCGCCTCGACACGAGGGGCGTATCGCGATCGTCACGAGACGCGAGGTGGGGAGGCGATGGCCGCTGGTTGCCGTAGCGCGTCTTTGACGTGCGGACGAACGGCAGTTGGCGGACGTGAAGTCGCAGCGTCCTGGCACCCCGATGCTGGTGTCACGCCGGTGGTGATGATGATCCGCCGGTCACGGGGGCAAGACAGCCGGTCCCCGGGGAGACTGCGTATAAGCGTGAAGACCGTCGCGCGGGGAATGCCGGGATGTCTCGGCTGCACCTGTGGTACCTGCCGCCTGCATTTTTTTCGCAGGCGGGCCATGGGGGCGGCGAGCTCCCGGCATTCCCTGCGCCCTCGTGATTTCAGAGGGGCGATCGAGATGCATGGCCCGGGCGTGATTGCGCCGCGGAGGATGCGGCTGCGTGCCCGCTGGACCGTCCCCGCATCATCCGGATCGCGATGGCCGACGATGATCGCCCGCGCCACCCGACCGAAAGGTTTTGGTTAATTTTGTCCTGCTACCTCTCGCTCATTGTTCTCTGACAGTGGATTCGGGACCCCATGGCTTTCTTCTCCGGCAAGTCGGCTGATCGCACACATAACCTTTTGATGTCCGAGCTGTTCGAACGCCATCGCGACGCCATCCTGGTGATGTCCGAGGGCAAGATCATCGCCTGCAACGAATCGGCGGTCCGCTTCGGCGGCTTCCGCAGCAAGCAGGACCTGCTGTCGCGCTCGCCGGCGGCGATGGCGCCTGACGTCCAGCCGAACGGCAAGAAGTCCGCCGACGTCGTGCGCGAGATGGATGCCAAGGCCAAGCGCGAGGGTCACGCGACGTTCGAGTGGACCACCAAGCGCGCAGACGGCAGCCCGGCGCTGGTGCAGATCACGCTGGTGCCGACCCAGGTCGAGGGCAAGACCTACGTCATGAGCTTCCGCCGCGACCTCTCCGACCTCGTCGCCGCGCGCGAGGAGAAGAAGCGCGCGCTCGACCGGATCGCCAAGGATTTCGAGACCTCGGTCGGCGCGATCGCCAATGCGATCTCCGGCGCCTCGCGCGAGGTCGAGACCACGGCGGCGTCCCTGACCACGACGGCGGACCAGGCCGCCCAGCGCGTCGCGCTGGTGGCATCGGCGTCGAGCTCGGCATCGTCCAACGTGCAGTCGGTGGCCGGCGCGACCGAGGAGCTGTCGAGCTCGGTCAGCGAGATCAACCGCCAGGTCGCGACCTCCTCGACCATTGCCGCCGAAGCCGTCGAAGCCTCCGCACGCACCAACGACCTCGTGAACAGCCTGGCGGATGCCGCCGCCAAGATCGGCGCTGTCACCGACATGATCAATGCGATCGCGAGTCAGACCAATCTGCTGGCGCTGAACGCGACCATCGAGGCCGCGCGCGCCGGTGACGCCGGCCGCGGCTTTGCGGTGGTGGCCTCGGAGGTGAAGAGCCTGTCGAGCCAGACCGCGAAGGCGACCGACGAGATCTCAGCCCACATCAGCGCGATGCAGCGCGCCACCAGCGACACCGTGGCCGCAATCCAGGGCATCGGCGGCACCATCGGCCACATCAGCGAGATCGCCAAGACGATTGCCACCGCCGTCGACCAGCAGGGCCACGCGACGCAGGAGATCGCCCGCTCGGTCAGCCAGGCCGCCAGCGGCACCCGCGAGGTCGCCACCAACATCGGCTCGGTCAGCCAGACGGTGGAATCGGCCGGCGGCGCCGCCCGGCAGATGCTGGGTGCGGCCGGCCAGCTCGCCAAGCACGCCGACGAACTGCGCGGCAAGGTGAAGGACTTTTTGAACGCCGTGCAGGCGGCTTAGGGTTGGATCGCAGACGGCTACGTCGGCGATCAGGACGGCTCCGCGACGATCTCGCGGAGCAGCTGTTTGAAGACGTGGATAAGGTTTTTGGAACGACGCCATTGGCGGGGCGCCGTCTTGCTGTGAGTTGGCATACCGCCAGCCCAGCCCTCCGCTGTCGTCCCGGGCAAGCCGCAGCGGCGCAACGCGCCGCGGAGGCGCCGACCCGGGACCCATCACTCCGCGGCGGATGTGGTGAGACGAGATCGGAGTTACCTGCCTGCCGCCACAAACAATCCTGTGGTTATGGATCCCCGCTTTCGCGGGGATGACGACTGAGGGTGGGGCGCCCTCTGTGGTCTGCCACTGGAAGGCAAGGGGAAAGACTTAAGTCGACGACACCGCCGGCTTGCGGCCGTAGATCGCGTCGGCGCGCTTTTCGAACGCGGCCGACATGCGCGCGAACACGGTGTCGAACATCGAGCCCATCAGCATCGCCAGCATGCGGCTCTTGAATTCATAGCTGATGAAGAACGTCACCTCGCAGGCGCCCTGCTCTGTTGGCTCGAAGCTCCAGCGGTTCTCCAGGTTGGAGAACGGCCCGCTGACATATTCGACCAGGATCTTGCGCCCAGCGCGATCGAGCGTGACGCGGCTGGTGAAGGTCTCCTTGACGAGCTTGAACGACACCGTCATGTCGGCGACGATCACCTCGATGCCGTCGGGCTTCTGGCTGCGCTGGCGCACCACCAGCGAGTGGCACAGCGGCACGAATTCGGGATAGCGCTCGACATCGGCGACGAGGTCGAACATCTGGTCAGCCGTATGCGCGACGCGGCGCTTGTTGGAAAATCTCGGCATCTGGTCTCGATCAGCGCGCGATGGCTTCGCGCGCGGCCTTCAGCTTGGCGAAATCCTCGCCCGCATGGTGCGAGGAGCGCGTGAGCGGGCTCGCCGACACCATCAGAAAACCCTTGGTGTAGGCGACAGTCTCGTAGCCGGAGAATTCCTCGGGCGTGACGAAAGCCATCACCGCGTGGTGCTTTTTCGTCGGCTGCAGATACTGGCCGATGGTGAGGAAATCGACCTCGGCCGAGCGCAGATCGTCCATCACCTGCAGCACCTCGTGGCGCTGCTCGCCGAGACCGACCATGATGCCGGACTTGGTGAAGATGGTGGGATCGATCTCCTTGACCCGCTGCAGCAGCCGGATCGAGTGGAAGTAGCGAGCGCCGGGACGAACGGAGAGATAGCGCGACGGCACGGTCTCGAGATTGTGGTTGAAGACGTCGGGCTTGGCCGCGACGACCTGCTCCAGCGCTCCGTCCTTGCGCAGGAAGTCGGGCGTCAGCACCTCGATCGTGGTGGTCGGGCATTTCGCGCGGATGGCGCGGATGGTCGCTGCGATATGGCCGGCGCCGCCGTCGGTAAGATCGTCGCGGTCGACCGAGGTGACGACGACATGGGCGAGGCCGAGCTTGAAGGTGGCTTCCGCGACATGCTCGGGCTCGCCTGCGTCGAGCGCCTGCGGCAAGCCGGTCTTGACGTTGCAGAAGGCGCAGGCCCGCGTGCAGGTATCGCCCATGATCATGAAGGTGGCGTGCTTCTTGTCCCAGCACTCGCCGATGTTCGGGCAGCCGGCCTCCTCGCACACCGTCACGAGACCGTTCTCGCGCACGATGTTGCGGGTGTCGGCATAGCCGCGGGTGGTCGGCGCCTTGACCCGGATCCAGGCGGGCTTGGCCGGCGAAACGGAATCCGGCCGGTTTGCCTTCTCGGGATGGCGGGGGCGCAGCGGCGTGTTCGAGTTGATGTCGACGATGGTGACCATGGGATTCGCGCAAACCTCTGTTGCGCCCTAGCTATTCCGTAGCAAGGCGCGCCGCAACCGGCTGGCCGAGGATACCAGGGCATGGCAGATATGGGCAGCGCGGAACAGCGCTGATCACGGCGGATTTTCTCCATAATGGCGCAGAAACCGGCAAAAGCCCCCGGGGTTTCACGGCTCCGGCGCAATGGTGCCGCCAAGCGGCTGACGCGGGCATTTTTCGCCCGCGATGTGCTCACGGTGGCGCCGGACCTGATCGGGGCGACGTTCCTGGTCGACGGTGTCGGCGGGATCATCGTCGAGGTCGAGGCGTATCACCACACCGACCCGGCGGCGCATTCGTTCCGCGGACCGACGCCGCGCAACCAGGTGATGTTCGGCCCGCCGGGCTTCGTCTACGTCTACCGCTCCTACGGCATCCACTGGTGCGTGAACTTCGTCTGCGAGCCGGCGGGGTCGGCGAGCGCGGTGCTGATCCGCGCGATCGAGCCGACCTTCGGGATCGAAGAGATGAAGCGGCGGCGCGGGCTGGAGGATATCAGGACGCTGTGCTCGGGCCCGGGCAAGCTGACGGAGGCGATGGGCATCACGATCGCCCATAACGGGCTGGCGCTGGATGCCCAGCCGATCGAGCTGTTCGCCCGGCCCTCGGACGTCGAGGTCGTCACCGGCGTCCGCATCGGCATCACCAAGGCGGTGGAGTTGCCCTGGCGCTTCGGGCTGAAGGGCTCGCAATTCCTGAGCAAGCCGTTCGCACCGTCATCGCGAGGAGCGTAGCGACGAAGCGATCCAGGGCTGCCCGAGGACTCTGGATTGCTTCGCTGCGCTCGCAATGACGGAGAGAGCGTCGTGTCAGACGCCCTGCAGCCGCGACAGCGCGTCCTGGAACTTGGCCTTGCGAGCCAGCGCCGCTTCGCGCTTCTCCTTCTCCTCCTCGACGAGCTCCTCCGGCGCGTTGGCGACGAACTTCTCGTTGCCGAGCTTCTTGTCGACGCGCTCGATGTCGGCCTCGGCCTTGGCGATCTCCTTCGCCAGACGGGTGCGCTCGGCGGCGAGATCGACGACGCCCTCGAGCGGCAGCGCCGCGACCTCGCCGCGCACGACGAGCTGCGCGGAGCTCCCGGGAGCGGTGTCGGCGAAGGAGATGTCGGCGACGCGCGCCATGCGCTTGATGGCCTCCAGCCAGCGCGGCGCACGCGCCTTGGTCTCGGCCGAGGCGCCGACGAGCACGAGCGGGATCAGGGTCGCGGGCGGGATGTTCATCTCGGCCCTGACGGAGCGGATCGAGGTCATGAGATCGACGACCCAGCCGATCTCAGCTTCGGCCACCTCGTCCTTGAAGCTGGCGGCGTCGAACGACACCAGCATCGGCGGCACCAACGGATCGCCGAAGCTCGCCGCGGACAGCGCGGCGATCTCGGCGACCGTCGGCGTGTCCACGCGGTGCGGCCACGGCGACAAGGTCAGCAGGCCGTCGCGCTTGGCCGTGGTCTCCCACAGCGCCTCGGTGATGAAGGGCATGAAGGGATGCAGCAGCTTGAGGATCTCGTCGCGTGCCCAGGCCACCATGGCGCGGGTCTCCGCCTTGGCGGGGCCGTCCTCGCCAAGCAGCGTCGGCTTGGAGAGCTCGACATACCAGTCGCAATAGACGTCCCAGACGAAGCGGTAGATCGCGTTGGCCGCGTCGTTGAAGCGATAGGCCTCCAACGCTTCGGTCACCTCGCGCGTGGCGGCGGCCGCCTCGTGGGCGATCCAGCGGTTCAGCGTCTCCTTCGCCGAGGCCGGATCGAATCCCTCCGGCACCGCACAGCCGTTCATCTCGGCGAAGCGGCTGGCATTCCAGAGCTTGTTGGCGAACTTGCGATAGCCCTCGACGCGCTGGGTCGACAGCTTGATGTCGCGGCCCTGGGCCGCCATTGCAGCCAGGGTGAAGCGCAGCGCATCGGCGCCGTGCTCGTCGATCAGCGCCAGGGGATCGATGACGTTGCCCTTCGACTTCGACATCTTGGCGCCCTTCTCGTCGCGGACGAGCGCATGGATGTAGACGGTCGAAAACGGCACCTCCTTCATGAAGTGCAGGCCCATCATCATCATGCGGGCGACCCAGAAGAAGATGATGTCGAAGCCGGTGACCAGCACGTTGGTCGGGTAATAGCGCTTCACCTCGGGCGCATCTTCGGGCCAGCCGAGCGTCGAGAACGGCCACAGCGCCGAGGAGAACCAGGTGTCGAGCACGTCCTCGTCGCGGGTGATGAAGCCTTCGCGCTTGTTGCGGTCGAGCGCCATCTCGCGGCCCTGCTCCGCCGTGATGACCTCCTGCTCGACGTAGTAACCGATAGCGTGGCCGACGGCCTCCTCCTCGGTCTCGGCGACGAACACCTTGCCGTCCGGGCCGTACCAGGCCGGGATCTGATGGCCCCACCACAGCTGGCGCGAGATGCACCAGGGCTGGATGTTCTCCATCCAGTCAAAATAGGTCTTCTCCCAATTTCGCGGCACGAACGTCGTCGCGCCCGAGCGGACGGCGGCGATCGCCGGCTGCGCCAGGGTCTTGGCGTCGACATACCACTGGTCGGTCAGATACGGCTCGATGACGACGCCGGAGCGGTCGCCATGGGGCACCATATGCGTGTTCGGCTCGACGCGCTCGAGGAAGCCGAACGCCTCCAACCGCTCCAGGATCTTCTTGCGCGCGGCGAAGCGCTCGACGCCGTGGAACTCCCTGGCGAACTCCTCCGAGCCCTCGGGAAGGCCGTGCAGATAGTCCTCGTTGTCGACCAGCGCGATGCAGCCTTCGCGGTCGAGGATGCTGATCTGCCGCAGACCGTGGCGCCGGCCCACCTCGAAGTCGTTGAAGTCATGCGCCGGGGTGATCTTGACCGCGCCGGTGCCCTTCTCCGGATCGGAATAGGTATCGGCCACGATCGGAATCTCGCGGCCGACCAGCGGCAGGATCACGCGCTTGCCGACCAGGTGCTGATAGCGCTCGTCGTCGGGATGCACGGCGACCGCGCTGTCACCGAGCATGGTCTCAGGACGCGTGGTGGCGACGACGATGAAGCTCGCGGGGTCCTCGGGGCTGAACGTCGTGCCCTCGATCGGATAGCGCAGGTACCAGAGGTTGCCCTTGACCTCGATCTGCTGCACCTCGAGGTCCGAGATCGCCGTCAGCAGCTTCGGGTCCCAGTTGACCAGCCGCTTGTCCTTGTAGATCAGGCCGGCGCGATGCAGCTCGACGAACACCTTCACGACGGCCTTGGACAGACCCTCGTCCATGGTGAAGCGCTCGCGGCCCCAGTCGCAAGAGGCGCCGAGGCGCTTGAGCTGGTTGATGATGGTGCCGCCGCTCTCGTCCTTCCACTGCCAGACACGCGCGAGGAACTTCTCACGGCCCATCTCGCGGCGGCCGGGCTGCTGGCGCTCCATCAGCTGGCGCTCGACCACCATCTGGGTGGCGATGCCGGCATGGTCGGTGCCCGGCTGCCACAGCACGTCGCGGCCACGCATGCGCTCGAACCGGCACAGGATGTCCTGCAGCGTGTTGTTGAGCGCGTGCCCCATGTGCAGCGAGCCGGTCACGTTCGGCGGCGGGATCACGATGGTGAAGGGATCGGCGTCGCGGCGGTCGGGACGCCCGGCGGAGAACGCGCGGGCATCCTCCCAGATCAGGGACATGCGACCTTCGAGGTCGGCGGGCTGATAATTCTTTTCGATCATGACATTTCAGCTGGCGCGGAGCCGGCTGTCCAATTCGGGATGTCGCGGAACTTATTCCCGGTCTTTGATCGCGACCTGAAAAAGCTCGCGCAAGCTGTTGGTGCCTGGGCTCTTTTCGGACTGACTTCCGGCCGCGGAAGGCACTCTCGGGGAGGCTTCCCCGATCGGCCAGGCCGGTATCAGCTTGAACGGGCTAGAAAGCCGCCGCCGGCCGCCAAGTCAACAGCGGCGGCAAACATTGATTGCAACTGGGAAGAAGCAGCACCGGGTGCAGGTAAATGCCCGCGAAGCCGCACGATGCAGCCGCTGGGCACTACCGGCCGCGCGAGACCCGCTCGATCTCCGCCTTGACGATCCGCTCGACCAACGCCGGGAGGTTGTCGTCCAGCCAGGATTTGAGCATCGGGCGCAGCATCTCCTTGACGAGATCCTCGAGCGTCCGGGCGTTGTTGCTCAGCACCGTGTTGGCCAGCGCATTGAAGGCCGATTCCACGGCGTTGACGGTGGTCGGCGCCAAGATCGGCTGCTTCGGCGTGGCCTGCTCGAACGACGATTCGAAACTCGGGGCCTTGTGGTTCAGCCGCCCGGACTCGATGAACTCGATGTCGTCCTGCGGATCCACCTTCCGGAAGGATGAAGCGGGGGGAATCGGGGCTGGAGCTGGGGTCGGTGGTGCCACTGCCATGTCGTCCGTCAACTCGAGTACTTCTGGTTCGGGTTCTGGCTCAGGTTGCGCAGGCCGAGCCTCTGCGACCGGAGTCGTTTCATCCAAACCCGCCAGCAATGCGTCAATGTCGTCCTGGTTGTTGCTCGCGGCTGCCGCAGGCGCTGGCGGCGGTGCCGGAGGGGGTGGCGCAGGCTTGGGCGCAGCCGCCGCAATCTTCGACGGCGGGATGTCGTTCATAGCCGGCTTGGGCGCGGGCGCTGCAGCAGGCTTCTCCGCCTTCACAGGCTCGGGAGCTGCGGCCTTCTCGGCTGCCGGCGGCTTGGCTTCGTCATCGGCAATGATCCGCCGGATCGACGCCAGAATCTCCTCCATCGAGGGTTCTTGGACCTTTGCAGGCTGCGTCATTTCCGACTCCAAATCAGCAACGCCGCCGTACGAATCGGCTTAGCGCAATAGTCCCGGGCGCCGGATCCAAGGGGCTTGGACTTCTCAACGGACATGCCGACTTGTCTCCAGACGAGGCCTGATCGATGTAAAACAACGGAACGATACTGGCCAAGTCGAAGTCTATTCTTGGAAGAACATCCGACGCAGTGCGAATCGTTCCGCGGCCATTTTGAGGCTATGTCATGGCAACAAATGAATGCAAGCAACGCCGGCCGCGAACCCGGTGGAGCACGGAGGTCGCCGGTCAAGCGTCGCCCATTCATCACAACTACAGCATGTGCCACAAAAAAATCCCCCGGCCAAGGACCGAGGGATCAGGGTCGATATTAAGAATGTACTAACGACCGTCCGGCGTCCGTACACCCGCCCAATTGTCCCGGACCTGCTGGTAGTGCACGCTGGGATCGTAGGTGCTCGTCGGCAGGTTCAGCACCTGGGGCGAAAGCCGACCGACGGTCTGCAGCACCGAATAGGAGGCCACCACGCGGTCGTGCTGAGCGGTCACCAGGGACACCCGCGCATTGACCAGCGCCTGCTGGGCATTGAGAACGTCAAGCGTGGTGCGCTGGCCGGCCTTGGCCTCTTCGCGGACGCCATTCAGGGCGATCTCCGAGGCTGAGACCTGTGCCTGTGCCGACTGCACCTGGGCCTTGCCCGCAAGCAGCTTGCCCCAGGCGGATACCACGTCGGAGCGAGCCTGATCGCGCGTCTGCTCCAGGACCAGACGCTGCTGCGACAGCGACTCCTTGGACTGACGGATAAGCGCGTATTCCGCGCCTCCGTTGTAGATCGGGACGTTCACCGAGGCGACCGCCGAAGCGCTGAACCCACGATAGGATTGTATGCTCGACTCGTAGCTTTGCTGGGCCTGGGCCTGCAGATTGACGGTCGGCAGCAGCGCACCTTCGTTGATCCTGACCTGCAGGTATTGGACGTCGATGCCGTACATCGCCGAGGTCACGCTCGGGCTTTCCGTCAGTGCCGTTTCGATCGACTGCTGGAGAGTCGAGGGCAGGTACCGGTCGACGGGAGAGCCCGGCGCCAAGTTCTCGGGATCGTTGCCAATGATGCGGCGAAAGTTCGAGCGCGTTGCGGTCAGGTTGGCCTCGGCCGTGAGCTGCTGGGTACGGCCAGCGGCAAGCTGCGCCTCGGACTGTGCGACGTCGGTGCGGGTGACTTCGCCGACGTTGAAACGGTCGCGGGTCTGCTTGAGCGTCTGCTCGAGCACGCGCGTGTTGCTGCGCTGGACCTCGACAATCGCCGCATCGCGCAGATAGTCCATGTAGATGGTGGCCGCCTGCAGCAGCACCTGCTGCTCGAGCAAGCGGAGAGCCTCGCGTTGCGCCGACACGTTTGCTTCGGCCTTGCGGACGCCGTTTGCCGTCTGCTGACCGTTGTAGAGATTCTGGTTGACCGTCAAACCGACGCTTCGCGGCCTCTGCACGCCGTTCACAGCTGGGGTAGCGGGTGCCGCTTGCAAGTCCGTATACTGAATGCCCGCCGTCGCATTCAGATTGACCTTCGGCCGATATCCCGAGAGAGCCTGCGGGACGCCTTCGTCGACTGCACGAGACTGCGCCCGCGATGCGTTCAGCTGCGGGTTGTTCTGATAGGCGCGTACCAACGCAGCCTCGATCGTGTCGGCGAGCGCAGGCGTCGGGCCTGCACAAGCCATCACGAGAACCACGGCCGCCGCCGCGGTGACGAGCTTCACCCCAAACATCCCTGTTCCATTCATTTTGTTACCGGCTCGAACGCCAGAGCCGGGCCGTAACCTGTTGAAGAGACTCCCGCGCACCTCGCACCTTATTCTTCATGCAAGCGCAACGGAACCACCCACCCCTGGAACCGCTGCGGAAATCTCCTGACGTGCAGCATCCGGGCCACACTCCTGATTTGAAACAGAATTTCGCCTGTCCGAAGCCTCGAAACCGACTCAACGAAATCCCATTGCGCGACGGGATTGCCGCGCGCTCGACAGAGTCCACAGGGAACTTCGTAGGACGCCTTAAAACTCGAACTCGGGGATCCGTTCGAGACCGGGAATAACCGGTGCCGCGGCATCGAACAGGACCCTACTGCCGATATCACCATGCGATCGCGTAAAGATCATGGCGCGAGCGGGCCTGGTCTTGGCGAACACGCCAACGAGTCGGCCGCCCTCCTTGAGCTGGCGACACAGGCCATCCACGGCGACTTCGGTCGCCCCGTTCAGGAGAATCACATCGAATCGGCCGTCGGCCGGGTCGCCCTGCGCAGCGGGTGCGACCCTAAGCGTGACCGGGCCACCTTCGGCGCCCGCCAGCAACTGCTTGGCCCGTCCCTCCAGCGCCGCATCGACCTCGGTCGCGGTCACGCTTGCGGCAAGCTTCGCGGCCAGCGCGGCGAGATAGCCGGTTGCACAGCCCACGACGAGGACGCTGTCAGTCGGCTTGATCTCGGCCGCCTGCAGCAATTTTCCCGTCAGCATCGGCTTGATCAGATAGCGTTTCGCGGCCGGGGCTTCGGAGACGTCGAGGTCCTGATCGAGATAGGCCAGCGACTGAAGGCCAGCGGGAACGTAGGCTTCCCGTGGCACGGTCAACAATGCATCCAGCACGCGGTGATCGGTGACGTCGTTGGTCCGTACCTGACCATCGACCATTTTCTGGCGCGCCGTCGCGAATGAAGACATGGGCAGACCTGCAAGCAAAGCGGAGGAACCGCGAACGATCTGCGCAATCTTTTGGTACAAGGCTCCCGAAAAGGCAACACGCGGGTTCTAACGGATGTGCCCCGATCCCCGATCGCGGCCACAGCCCCCGGCCCAGCGAGGCAGGACTACTCGATCACCACGACAAGACGACCGATCAACTGCACGATCTCGTCGAGATGCTCGGAATCACCGCGCGTCACCGCGTCGGCCAATCGCGTGAGGCATTCGTCGTCGCTGAGACGCTCGACCGGATCGGGAATCAGCGAGGGCGCGGTGACGGCTTGGGTGAATTGGACGATGGTGTTCGGCATCTGACAACGCTCCCTGACCTCGGCACTGGCAAGTTCCGTGAACTATCGGTGGCGATTTGCTCCCTTCCAAGTGAAATTCCTGTCATCCAACTGTGGGCGGCGGTTGCCCAGCAAGCGTTCAAAATCGTCGCAACCAACTGAATCTTCATACATTTGCCGGAGAACTCGCAATCGTCGTCGCGGTGCGATTTCGTTCTATGCAAGGCGAAAAGGCTTTGTTATACGCAGCCGCGTCGCGAACGTTGCTTCGCTTGTTCCTCGGTAGCTCAGCGGTAGAGCATTCGACTGTTAATCGAATGGTCGCTGGTTCGAATCCAGCCCGGGGAGCCATTCTGGCCCATGCCGAATGGTTCTTCTTCCCTCAGATTCCCTTCTTTTGACCGATCCTGGTTTTGACCGATCCTGGCGCCCATGCGGCCGACCGTGGTCGGGCGGTCGAAATGGACGCGCCTCGACCGAACGGCGGCGCGGACCGGCTGCCTTGACGGCGCTTGAGGGCTCGGGCAAGCGAGGCCCACCCTCCAGCAAGCGGCGACCGCGATG
Protein-coding sequences here:
- a CDS encoding methyl-accepting chemotaxis protein, whose translation is MAFFSGKSADRTHNLLMSELFERHRDAILVMSEGKIIACNESAVRFGGFRSKQDLLSRSPAAMAPDVQPNGKKSADVVREMDAKAKREGHATFEWTTKRADGSPALVQITLVPTQVEGKTYVMSFRRDLSDLVAAREEKKRALDRIAKDFETSVGAIANAISGASREVETTAASLTTTADQAAQRVALVASASSSASSNVQSVAGATEELSSSVSEINRQVATSSTIAAEAVEASARTNDLVNSLADAAAKIGAVTDMINAIASQTNLLALNATIEAARAGDAGRGFAVVASEVKSLSSQTAKATDEISAHISAMQRATSDTVAAIQGIGGTIGHISEIAKTIATAVDQQGHATQEIARSVSQAASGTREVATNIGSVSQTVESAGGAARQMLGAAGQLAKHADELRGKVKDFLNAVQAA
- a CDS encoding TolC family outer membrane protein; translation: MFGVKLVTAAAAVVLVMACAGPTPALADTIEAALVRAYQNNPQLNASRAQSRAVDEGVPQALSGYRPKVNLNATAGIQYTDLQAAPATPAVNGVQRPRSVGLTVNQNLYNGQQTANGVRKAEANVSAQREALRLLEQQVLLQAATIYMDYLRDAAIVEVQRSNTRVLEQTLKQTRDRFNVGEVTRTDVAQSEAQLAAGRTQQLTAEANLTATRSNFRRIIGNDPENLAPGSPVDRYLPSTLQQSIETALTESPSVTSAMYGIDVQYLQVRINEGALLPTVNLQAQAQQSYESSIQSYRGFSASAVASVNVPIYNGGAEYALIRQSKESLSQQRLVLEQTRDQARSDVVSAWGKLLAGKAQVQSAQAQVSASEIALNGVREEAKAGQRTTLDVLNAQQALVNARVSLVTAQHDRVVASYSVLQTVGRLSPQVLNLPTSTYDPSVHYQQVRDNWAGVRTPDGR
- the lipA gene encoding lipoyl synthase, whose protein sequence is MVTIVDINSNTPLRPRHPEKANRPDSVSPAKPAWIRVKAPTTRGYADTRNIVRENGLVTVCEEAGCPNIGECWDKKHATFMIMGDTCTRACAFCNVKTGLPQALDAGEPEHVAEATFKLGLAHVVVTSVDRDDLTDGGAGHIAATIRAIRAKCPTTTIEVLTPDFLRKDGALEQVVAAKPDVFNHNLETVPSRYLSVRPGARYFHSIRLLQRVKEIDPTIFTKSGIMVGLGEQRHEVLQVMDDLRSAEVDFLTIGQYLQPTKKHHAVMAFVTPEEFSGYETVAYTKGFLMVSASPLTRSSHHAGEDFAKLKAAREAIAR
- a CDS encoding type II toxin-antitoxin system RatA family toxin codes for the protein MPRFSNKRRVAHTADQMFDLVADVERYPEFVPLCHSLVVRQRSQKPDGIEVIVADMTVSFKLVKETFTSRVTLDRAGRKILVEYVSGPFSNLENRWSFEPTEQGACEVTFFISYEFKSRMLAMLMGSMFDTVFARMSAAFEKRADAIYGRKPAVSST
- a CDS encoding DNA-3-methyladenine glycosylase, yielding MAQKPAKAPGVSRLRRNGAAKRLTRAFFARDVLTVAPDLIGATFLVDGVGGIIVEVEAYHHTDPAAHSFRGPTPRNQVMFGPPGFVYVYRSYGIHWCVNFVCEPAGSASAVLIRAIEPTFGIEEMKRRRGLEDIRTLCSGPGKLTEAMGITIAHNGLALDAQPIELFARPSDVEVVTGVRIGITKAVELPWRFGLKGSQFLSKPFAPSSRGA
- a CDS encoding valine--tRNA ligase, translated to MIEKNYQPADLEGRMSLIWEDARAFSAGRPDRRDADPFTIVIPPPNVTGSLHMGHALNNTLQDILCRFERMRGRDVLWQPGTDHAGIATQMVVERQLMERQQPGRREMGREKFLARVWQWKDESGGTIINQLKRLGASCDWGRERFTMDEGLSKAVVKVFVELHRAGLIYKDKRLVNWDPKLLTAISDLEVQQIEVKGNLWYLRYPIEGTTFSPEDPASFIVVATTRPETMLGDSAVAVHPDDERYQHLVGKRVILPLVGREIPIVADTYSDPEKGTGAVKITPAHDFNDFEVGRRHGLRQISILDREGCIALVDNEDYLHGLPEGSEEFAREFHGVERFAARKKILERLEAFGFLERVEPNTHMVPHGDRSGVVIEPYLTDQWYVDAKTLAQPAIAAVRSGATTFVPRNWEKTYFDWMENIQPWCISRQLWWGHQIPAWYGPDGKVFVAETEEEAVGHAIGYYVEQEVITAEQGREMALDRNKREGFITRDEDVLDTWFSSALWPFSTLGWPEDAPEVKRYYPTNVLVTGFDIIFFWVARMMMMGLHFMKEVPFSTVYIHALVRDEKGAKMSKSKGNVIDPLALIDEHGADALRFTLAAMAAQGRDIKLSTQRVEGYRKFANKLWNASRFAEMNGCAVPEGFDPASAKETLNRWIAHEAAAATREVTEALEAYRFNDAANAIYRFVWDVYCDWYVELSKPTLLGEDGPAKAETRAMVAWARDEILKLLHPFMPFITEALWETTAKRDGLLTLSPWPHRVDTPTVAEIAALSAASFGDPLVPPMLVSFDAASFKDEVAEAEIGWVVDLMTSIRSVRAEMNIPPATLIPLVLVGASAETKARAPRWLEAIKRMARVADISFADTAPGSSAQLVVRGEVAALPLEGVVDLAAERTRLAKEIAKAEADIERVDKKLGNEKFVANAPEELVEEEKEKREAALARKAKFQDALSRLQGV
- a CDS encoding PopZ family protein, which gives rise to MTQPAKVQEPSMEEILASIRRIIADDEAKPPAAEKAAAPEPVKAEKPAAAPAPKPAMNDIPPSKIAAAAPKPAPPPPAPPPAPAAAASNNQDDIDALLAGLDETTPVAEARPAQPEPEPEPEVLELTDDMAVAPPTPAPAPIPPASSFRKVDPQDDIEFIESGRLNHKAPSFESSFEQATPKQPILAPTTVNAVESAFNALANTVLSNNARTLEDLVKEMLRPMLKSWLDDNLPALVERIVKAEIERVSRGR
- a CDS encoding protein-L-isoaspartate O-methyltransferase family protein, encoding MSSFATARQKMVDGQVRTNDVTDHRVLDALLTVPREAYVPAGLQSLAYLDQDLDVSEAPAAKRYLIKPMLTGKLLQAAEIKPTDSVLVVGCATGYLAALAAKLAASVTATEVDAALEGRAKQLLAGAEGGPVTLRVAPAAQGDPADGRFDVILLNGATEVAVDGLCRQLKEGGRLVGVFAKTRPARAMIFTRSHGDIGSRVLFDAAAPVIPGLERIPEFEF